From a single Lytechinus variegatus isolate NC3 chromosome 9, Lvar_3.0, whole genome shotgun sequence genomic region:
- the LOC121421911 gene encoding meiosis 1 arrest protein-like encodes MFAGENIWGRFLLIMEKQSNLSRAAFARQPARILLVDFSHPFSAEICYDLHQALEHTLALACNMSGPARIPFFGLFALGAHSENLFPLQHVKGNFSRLQNALHELKTFAISQESNLPQALQDTVTQFKRQSQTLRQTTSFSCQLEVIIITCKQGGEVSKQLDQILTEMDLESLRKILVVSLASSSHDSPISSSASSDNLTGILDVTTIEPGELSFQSFFTGWFHDCGTDREQLHLLFPNGVMSSDKLVLKCDLQERFIDPALLPFNAQFQVMMSGPQPKTSVSSMQGSTVTQTTPVSRLRVMQMVKLQGICDSLMFGQPMIARPTACWKLDWEELDSNQQNFHALCHHLHHREMCLVTRLEPNEFPTYPSSSTVPKPRGHFIILPSPSTSLLIRPVAVNELMLPGDYQLPSETPVSDSLHLVAQYLDQLEVLDKYNPLLNHCNLTSSLVGLMTKTSTRQPRKPKQTAAGSFQPAFDRGRGRRRGSTRPHQFQPASNLLNQPLQKKFCSLPMETDTCDFEL; translated from the exons GGAAAATATTTGGGGGAGATTTTTGTTGATCATGGAGAAACAAAGTAACTTATCAAGAGCTGCATTCGCCAGGCAACCAG CCCGGATACTGTTGGTTGATTTCTCCCATCCTTTCTCTGCTGAGATCTGCTATGACCTCCACCAAGCCCTGGAACATACCCTAGCCCTGGCCTGTAATATGTCTGGACCCGCTAGGATTCCATTCTTTGGACTGTTCGCTCTTGGTGCTCACTCGGAG AACCTATTTCCACTGCAGCATGTCAAAGGAAACTTCTCAAGACTCCAGAATGCCCTTCATGAGTTGAAAACCTTCGCCATCTCACAGGAGAGCAACCTCCCACAAGCCTTACAGGATACTGTTACGCAATTCAAACGTCAGTCACAGACTTTGAGACag ACAACAAGTTTTAGTTGTCAATTGGAAGTCATCATCATAACCTGCAAGCAAGGAGGAGAAGTCTCTAAACAGCTCGATCAAATACTCACTGAAATGGACCTGGAAAGTCTTAGG AAGATTCTTGTTGTGAGTCTGGCAAGTTCTAGTCATGACAGTCCAATCAGCTCTAGTGCATCCTCTGACAACCTCACCGGCATACTGGATGTAACAACTATCGAGCCAG GAGAGCTAAGTTTCCAGTCATTTTTCACCGGCTGGTTTCATGACTGTGGAACTGACAGAGAACAGTTGCATCTCTTGTTTCCAAACGGAG TAATGTCCTCAGACAAGCTGGTGCTCAAGTGTGACTTACAAGAGAGATTCATCGACCCTGCATTGCTACCCTTCAACGCACAGTTT CAGGTGATGATGAGTGGTCCACAACCCAAAACATCTGTATCATCCATGCAAGGATCTACAGTAACACAAACCACCCCAGTCAGCAGACTACGGGTTATGCAGATGGTTAAACTCCAGGGAATATGCGACTCACTg ATGTTTGGTCAGCCGATGATTGCAAGGCCGACAGCATGCTGGAAACTAGACTGGGAAGAActagattcaaatcaacagaACTTCCATGCACTTTGCCATCATCTACATCACAGG GAGATGTGTCTCGTTACACGGCTAGAGCCCAATGAATTCCCCACGTACCCAAGCAGCTCGACTGTCCCTAAACCTAGGGGTCATTTCATCATCTTGCCTTCGCCGTCAACGTCGCTTCTAATCAGACCTGTAGCAGTCAACGAACTTATGCTACCGGGGGACTATCAATTACCATCAGAAACACCAGTTTCTGATAGTCTTCATCTAGTCGCACAATACCTAGATCAA cTGGAAGTCCTGGATAAGTACAACCCGTTACTGAATCACTGCAACCTGACATCAAGTTTGGTTGGATTAATGACCAAGACATCGACGAGACAGCCAAGGAAACCGAAACAAACAGCCGCTGGGTCTTTTCAG CCTGCATTTGacagaggaagaggaagaagaagaggatcGACCCGTCCTCATCAGTTCCAACCCGCAAGTAATCTCCTCAACCAACCACTGCAAAAGAAATTCTGTAGCCTTCCAATGGAGACAGATACATGTGATTTTGAATTGTAA